From a single Brassica oleracea var. oleracea cultivar TO1000 chromosome C5, BOL, whole genome shotgun sequence genomic region:
- the LOC106344158 gene encoding zinc-finger homeodomain protein 4 produces the protein MEIASQEDHDIPIPLSTTFVGSGGGHGHMIHHHHDHHASDSAPPTHNHNNITTTQPPQMQLHGNGNGNSNDHHHQDPHHVGYNAIMKKPMIKYKECLKNHAAAMGGNATDGCGEFMPSGEDGSIEALTCSVCNCHRNFHRKEVEGETTATAISSYHQPPPPRKLIVNHRNISSTMPHQMIMPIGVSNYRYMHNLESGDFMEQDGVTTASRPPPYNQKKRFRTKFTPDQKEKMLSFAEKVGWKIQRQEDCVVQRFCEEIGVKRRVLKVWMHNNKLHFSNKNTSNNINLEGNDNNKINNVNNVDVSGNNDMI, from the coding sequence ATGGAAATTGCAAGTCAAGAAGATCATGATATACCCATTCCATTAAGCACTACATTTGTTGGTAGTGGTGGCGGTCATGGTCACATGATCCATCATCATCATGATCATCATGCTTCTGATTCTGCTCCTCCAACTCACAACCACAACAACATTACTACTACTCAACCACCACAAATGCAGTTACATGGTAATGGAAATGGCAACAGTAATGATCATCATCATCAAGATCCTCATCATGTTGGTTACAACGCAATCATGAAGAAGCCTATGATAAAGTACAAGGAATGTCTCAAGAACCATGCAGCAGCAATGGGAGGCAATGCCACTGATGGGTGTGGAGAGTTTATGCCTAGTGGTGAAGATGGCTCCATTGAAGCTCTCACTTGCTCAGTTTGCAATTGCCACAGAAATTTCCATAGGAAAGAAGTCGAAGGTGAAACAACCGCCACCGCCATTTCCTCTTACCACCAACCTCCTCCACCACGAAAACTCATCGTCAACCACCGTAATATAAGCTCAACCATGCCTCACCAAATGATCATGCCGATAGGAGTTTCTAACTATCGGTACATGCATAACTTGGAGTCCGGTGACTTCATGGAACAAGACGGCGTAACCACCGCGTCTAGACCCCCACCTTACAATCAGAAGAAGAGGTTTAGGACGAAGTTCACGCCGGATCAGAAAGAGAAGATGCTGAGTTTTGCTGAGAAGGTTGGGTGGAAGATACAAAGGCAAGAAGATTGCGTTGTTCAGAGATTTTGTGAAGAGATTGGAGTGAAGAGAAGAGTCCTTAAGGTTTGGATGCACAACAACAAGCTACATTTTTCCAATAAGAACACTAGCAACAACATTAACCTCGAAGGCAACGACAATAACAAGATCAACAACGTTAACAATGTTGATGTGTCCGGTAATAACGACATGATTTAA